The proteins below come from a single Polymorphobacter fuscus genomic window:
- a CDS encoding ribonuclease D, producing the protein MTIYLHEGDLPHDVFAPGAIAVDSETMGLHPHRDRLCLLQLADGQGDEHLVRFTKGVYAAPVLTSVLADPSRVKLFHFARFDLAVIKHYLGIDATPVFCTKIASKLVRTYTDRHGLKDVLRETIGVDISKAQQSSDWGAAELTEAQKDYAASDVRYLHRAHAVLAERLAREGRTEMAQACFDFLPTRADLDLAGWDETDIFAHM; encoded by the coding sequence ATGACAATCTATCTTCACGAAGGCGACCTTCCGCACGACGTTTTTGCGCCCGGCGCGATCGCCGTCGACAGCGAAACCATGGGGCTGCATCCGCACCGCGACCGGCTTTGCCTGTTGCAACTTGCCGATGGCCAGGGCGATGAGCACCTCGTCCGTTTCACCAAGGGCGTCTATGCAGCGCCGGTGCTGACATCGGTGCTCGCCGACCCCAGCCGGGTGAAGTTGTTCCATTTTGCGCGTTTCGACCTCGCCGTGATCAAACATTATCTCGGCATCGATGCGACTCCGGTGTTCTGCACCAAGATCGCGTCCAAACTGGTGCGCACCTACACCGACCGCCATGGCCTGAAGGACGTGCTGCGGGAAACCATCGGGGTCGATATCTCCAAGGCGCAGCAGTCGTCCGACTGGGGTGCGGCCGAACTGACCGAGGCGCAGAAGGACTATGCGGCGTCCGATGTGCGCTATCTGCACCGCGCCCATGCCGTGCTTGCCGAACGCCTGGCACGCGAGGGGCGCACCGAAATGGCGCAGGCCTGTTTCGATTTCCTGCCGACGCGCGCCGATCTCGATCTCGCCGGCTGGGACGAAACCGATATTTTCGCGCATATGTAG
- a CDS encoding acyl-CoA dehydrogenase, with amino-acid sequence MNVHQPIAPDTQHMAPKWPAFDWQDPLLLDAQLTDEERLIRDSARGFCEAELMPVVKMANRTESFDPDLMRKFGAAGLLGPTIDGYGGAGASYVAYGLIAREVERVDSAYRSAMSVQSSLVMYPIWAYGSEAQREKYLPGLASGDLIGCFGLTEPDAGSDPGGMKTRARQVPGGWVLNGAKMWITNSPLADVAVVWAKCDDDKIRGFVVERGDAGFTTPKIEGKFSLRAGVTGEIVLADVHLPADRILAGVTGLAGPFGCLNNARYGIGWGAMGAAEFCWHAARQYTLDRKQFGRPLAATQLIQKKLADMQTEITLGLTLALAAGRLMDDHRLAPEAISLLKRNNCGKALAIAREARDMHGGNGISDEYHVIRHVMNLEAVNTYEGTHDVHALILGRAQTGLQAFF; translated from the coding sequence ATGAACGTCCATCAACCGATCGCCCCCGATACCCAGCACATGGCGCCGAAGTGGCCGGCCTTCGACTGGCAGGACCCGCTGCTGCTCGATGCCCAGCTGACCGACGAGGAACGGCTGATCCGCGACAGCGCCCGCGGCTTTTGCGAGGCGGAGCTGATGCCGGTGGTCAAGATGGCCAACCGCACCGAAAGCTTCGACCCCGACCTGATGCGCAAGTTCGGCGCCGCCGGCCTGCTCGGCCCGACCATCGACGGCTATGGCGGTGCCGGCGCCTCCTATGTCGCCTATGGCCTCATCGCCCGCGAGGTGGAGCGCGTCGATTCGGCCTATCGTTCCGCGATGAGCGTCCAGTCGAGCCTCGTCATGTACCCGATCTGGGCGTACGGCTCGGAGGCGCAGCGCGAGAAATATCTGCCCGGGCTGGCGTCGGGCGACCTCATCGGCTGCTTCGGCCTGACCGAGCCCGATGCAGGGTCGGACCCCGGCGGCATGAAGACCCGCGCCCGCCAGGTTCCCGGCGGCTGGGTGCTCAACGGCGCCAAGATGTGGATCACCAATTCCCCGCTGGCCGACGTCGCGGTGGTCTGGGCGAAGTGCGATGACGACAAGATCCGCGGTTTCGTTGTCGAACGCGGCGACGCGGGCTTCACCACCCCCAAGATCGAGGGCAAATTCTCGCTTCGCGCCGGCGTCACCGGTGAAATCGTCCTCGCCGACGTCCATCTGCCCGCCGACCGCATCCTCGCCGGCGTCACCGGCCTCGCCGGGCCCTTCGGCTGCCTCAACAATGCGCGCTACGGCATCGGCTGGGGCGCAATGGGTGCCGCCGAATTCTGCTGGCACGCTGCCAGGCAATATACGCTCGATCGCAAGCAGTTCGGCCGGCCGCTGGCGGCGACCCAGCTGATCCAGAAGAAGCTGGCGGACATGCAGACGGAGATCACCCTGGGCCTGACGCTGGCGCTCGCCGCCGGCCGCCTGATGGACGACCACCGGCTTGCCCCCGAAGCGATCAGCCTGTTGAAGCGCAACAACTGCGGCAAGGCGCTCGCCATCGCCCGCGAGGCCCGCGACATGCACGGCGGCAACGGCATTTCGGACGAATATCACGTTATCCGCCACGTCATGAACCTGGAAGCCGTCAACACCTATGAAGGCACCCACGACGTCCACGCCCTGATCCTGGGCCGCGCCCAGACGGGGTTGCAGGCGTTCTTCTGA
- the lptC gene encoding LPS export ABC transporter periplasmic protein LptC codes for MATASLPYGAADGAHALTARQRAARPGGAHDTRVRLLKWLLPVLAFAVLAAIVIVPMTKVSEFSFLLAKDKVGVAAERLRIDNAVYRGETEKGEAFTISAQGAVQRSSAVAIVELTGLKAKLAMADGPATVTAPAGRYFIENDRLQVTGPVRLDSTAGYTLDSDTVDIDLNTRRVSTETPVTGTLPIGNFSAARMSGDIQGRTLVMDGGAHLRIRGRTGRAGR; via the coding sequence ATGGCGACGGCAAGTCTTCCCTATGGCGCGGCAGACGGCGCGCATGCGCTGACGGCGCGGCAGCGTGCGGCACGGCCGGGCGGGGCGCATGACACGCGCGTGCGGCTGCTGAAATGGTTGTTGCCGGTGCTGGCCTTTGCCGTGCTCGCAGCGATCGTCATCGTGCCGATGACCAAGGTCAGCGAGTTCAGCTTCCTGCTGGCCAAGGACAAGGTCGGCGTCGCTGCCGAGCGGCTGCGGATCGACAACGCCGTCTATCGCGGCGAAACCGAAAAGGGTGAAGCCTTCACCATCTCGGCACAGGGCGCCGTGCAGCGCAGCAGCGCGGTGGCGATCGTCGAGCTGACCGGGCTGAAGGCGAAGCTGGCGATGGCCGACGGCCCGGCGACGGTCACGGCCCCGGCGGGGCGCTACTTCATCGAGAATGACAGGCTGCAGGTCACGGGGCCGGTGCGGCTCGATTCGACCGCAGGCTATACGCTCGATTCGGACACGGTGGACATCGATCTCAACACGCGCCGCGTCTCCACGGAAACGCCGGTGACCGGCACGCTGCCCATCGGCAACTTCAGCGCCGCGCGCATGTCGGGCGATATCCAGGGGCGCACCCTGGTGATGGACGGCGGCGCCCACTTGCGAATCCGGGGTCGGACGGGCAGAGCGGGGCGATGA
- the map gene encoding type I methionyl aminopeptidase has translation MTATQDFVTVSDPGEGTIRLHTPAAFEGMRKAGRLAAEVLDMLTPHVVPDAVTIDLDKLAYDYVRAAGHHSATIFYRGYSHSLCISVNHVVCHGIPSARKLKDGDIVNIDVTVVVDGWHGDTSRMYLVGDVPLKARRLVEVTYECLMRGIAAAKPGNTLGDVGHAIQSHAEANRFSVVRDFCGHGVGRLFHDAPNVVHLGKPGKGVLLRPGMFFTIEPMINSGRPDVKLLDDGWTAVTRDRSLSAQFEHSIGITDDGAEIFTGSPMGFTAPPYGA, from the coding sequence ATGACCGCCACCCAGGACTTCGTTACCGTTTCCGACCCGGGCGAAGGCACGATCCGCCTGCACACGCCGGCGGCGTTCGAAGGCATGCGCAAGGCCGGGCGGCTGGCCGCCGAAGTGCTCGACATGCTGACGCCGCATGTCGTGCCCGATGCCGTGACGATCGATCTCGACAAGCTCGCTTATGATTATGTCCGCGCGGCCGGGCACCATTCGGCGACGATCTTCTATCGCGGCTACAGCCATTCGCTGTGCATCAGCGTCAATCATGTCGTCTGCCACGGCATTCCGTCGGCGCGCAAGTTGAAGGATGGCGACATCGTCAACATCGATGTCACGGTGGTTGTCGATGGCTGGCACGGCGACACCAGCCGCATGTACCTGGTCGGCGATGTGCCGCTGAAGGCCCGGCGGCTCGTCGAGGTGACCTATGAATGTCTGATGCGCGGCATTGCCGCGGCGAAACCCGGCAACACGCTGGGCGATGTCGGCCATGCCATCCAGAGCCATGCCGAGGCCAATCGCTTTTCCGTGGTGCGCGACTTTTGCGGCCATGGCGTCGGCCGGCTGTTCCATGACGCGCCGAACGTCGTCCACCTCGGCAAACCGGGCAAGGGCGTGCTGCTGCGCCCGGGGATGTTCTTCACCATCGAACCGATGATCAACAGCGGCCGGCCGGATGTGAAGCTGCTCGATGATGGCTGGACGGCGGTGACGCGCGACCGGTCGCTGTCGGCGCAGTTCGAACATTCGATCGGCATCACCGACGATGGCGCCGAGATCTTCACCGGCTCGCCGATGGGCTTCACGGCGCCGCCGTACGGCGCCTGA
- a CDS encoding PQQ-dependent sugar dehydrogenase has product MRRLTLFAPILLAACGDTATLPITAGQGTSPTLPAPASSLLPTVNIAKRVGWPDGAAPTAAPGLAVNAFAAGLAHPRWLYALPNGDILVAETNGPARPEEETGIKGKVQKLVMGLAGATVPSADRITLLRDTDGDGVADVQAPFLTGLHSPFGMVLVGDQLFVAEADRLTRFAYVPGATAITTPGTRVADLPGGPRNHHWTKNVVASADGKTLFVAVGSNSNVAENGLAAEKDRAAILAIDPATGGAAVFATGLRNPVGLAWNPVTGALWTSVNERDEIGSDLVPDYMTSVKPGAHYGWPWSWYGNHVDVRVKPERPDMVAKAIAPDYALGPHTASLGLAFAPATAALGPQFASGAFIGQHGSWNRKPASGYRVVFVPFADGKPQGLPVDVLTGFLNKDGQAQGRPVGVAFDAAGALLVADDAGNRVWRVTAANAAPAGSVAP; this is encoded by the coding sequence ATGCGCCGTCTCACCCTGTTCGCTCCCATCCTCCTCGCTGCCTGCGGCGACACCGCCACCCTGCCGATCACCGCCGGCCAGGGCACCAGCCCGACGCTGCCGGCACCCGCATCGTCGCTGCTGCCGACGGTCAACATCGCCAAGCGCGTCGGCTGGCCGGATGGCGCGGCGCCGACAGCCGCTCCCGGCCTTGCGGTCAACGCCTTTGCCGCCGGGCTGGCCCATCCGCGCTGGCTCTATGCCCTGCCCAATGGCGACATATTGGTGGCCGAAACCAACGGCCCGGCCCGACCCGAGGAGGAGACCGGCATCAAGGGCAAGGTGCAGAAGCTGGTCATGGGCCTCGCCGGTGCCACCGTGCCATCGGCCGATCGCATCACCCTGCTGCGCGACACCGATGGCGATGGCGTCGCCGATGTCCAGGCCCCCTTCCTGACCGGGCTGCATTCGCCCTTCGGCATGGTGCTGGTCGGCGATCAGCTGTTCGTGGCGGAAGCCGACAGGCTGACCCGCTTCGCCTATGTGCCCGGCGCCACTGCCATCACCACCCCCGGAACCAGGGTCGCCGACCTGCCCGGCGGCCCGCGCAACCACCATTGGACCAAGAATGTCGTCGCATCGGCAGACGGCAAGACCTTGTTCGTCGCGGTCGGCTCCAATTCCAACGTCGCTGAAAACGGCCTCGCTGCCGAAAAGGACCGAGCCGCCATTCTCGCCATCGACCCGGCGACCGGCGGCGCCGCCGTCTTCGCCACCGGCCTGCGCAACCCGGTCGGGCTGGCGTGGAACCCCGTCACCGGCGCGCTGTGGACCAGCGTCAACGAACGCGACGAAATCGGCTCCGACCTGGTTCCCGACTACATGACGAGCGTGAAGCCCGGCGCCCATTATGGCTGGCCGTGGAGCTGGTACGGCAACCATGTCGATGTCCGCGTCAAACCCGAACGCCCCGACATGGTGGCGAAAGCGATCGCCCCCGATTATGCGCTGGGGCCGCATACCGCCAGCCTGGGGCTGGCCTTTGCGCCGGCCACGGCCGCGCTGGGCCCGCAATTCGCCAGTGGCGCCTTCATCGGCCAGCACGGATCGTGGAACCGCAAGCCGGCATCGGGTTATCGCGTCGTCTTCGTGCCGTTCGCCGATGGCAAGCCGCAGGGCCTGCCGGTCGATGTGCTGACCGGCTTTCTGAACAAGGATGGCCAGGCGCAGGGCCGCCCGGTCGGAGTCGCCTTCGATGCTGCCGGCGCCTTGCTCGTCGCCGACGACGCTGGCAACAGGGTGTGGCGGGTGACGGCGGCGAACGCCGCACCGGCAGGGAGTGTTGCACCATGA
- a CDS encoding protochlorophyllide reductase, translated as MDRTEPKTVIVTGASSGVGLWSAKALADLGWHVVMACRDLAKAEAAADATGIATDRRSLLPIDLASMDSVRGFVADFRKTGRRLDALLCNAAVYLPRLTEPMRSPEGYEISVATNYFGHFLLANLLLPDLQRGVAPRLITLGTVTANSEEFGGKVPIPAPADLGDLAGLEAGFRAPVAMIDGKAFKPGKAYKDSKLCTMIMSRELHRRFHADTGIVFNTLYPGCVADTPLFRHAPAAFRTIFPWFQKNITKGYVSQPLSGERAAQVVADAGFAASGVHWSWGNRQRAGREAFSQPLSARASDAARNARLWDLTAKLTGLA; from the coding sequence ATGGACAGAACCGAGCCGAAAACCGTCATCGTCACCGGTGCCTCGTCGGGCGTCGGGCTGTGGAGCGCCAAGGCGCTGGCCGATCTTGGCTGGCATGTGGTGATGGCGTGCCGTGACCTGGCCAAGGCAGAAGCGGCGGCGGACGCGACCGGCATCGCCACGGACCGGCGGAGCCTGTTGCCTATCGACCTTGCCAGCATGGACAGCGTGCGCGGCTTCGTGGCGGATTTTCGCAAGACGGGCCGGCGGCTCGACGCGCTGCTGTGCAATGCCGCCGTCTATCTGCCGCGGCTGACCGAGCCGATGCGATCCCCCGAAGGTTATGAGATCAGCGTCGCCACCAATTATTTCGGCCATTTCCTGCTCGCCAACCTGCTGCTGCCCGATCTGCAGCGGGGGGTGGCGCCGCGGCTGATCACGCTCGGCACGGTCACGGCGAATTCGGAGGAGTTCGGCGGCAAGGTGCCGATCCCCGCGCCCGCCGACCTCGGCGACCTGGCCGGTCTGGAGGCCGGTTTTCGCGCCCCTGTGGCGATGATCGACGGCAAGGCCTTCAAGCCCGGCAAGGCGTACAAGGACTCCAAGCTGTGCACGATGATCATGAGCCGCGAACTGCACCGGCGGTTTCATGCCGACACCGGCATCGTCTTCAACACGCTCTACCCCGGCTGTGTTGCCGACACGCCGCTTTTCCGCCACGCGCCGGCGGCCTTCCGGACGATTTTTCCGTGGTTCCAGAAGAACATCACCAAGGGCTATGTCAGCCAGCCGCTGTCCGGCGAACGCGCCGCGCAGGTGGTGGCGGATGCCGGCTTTGCAGCATCCGGGGTGCACTGGAGCTGGGGCAACCGGCAGCGCGCCGGGCGCGAGGCATTTTCGCAGCCGCTGAGCGCGCGGGCAAGCGACGCGGCCCGCAACGCACGGCTGTGGGACCTGACGGCGAAGCTCACTGGGCTGGCATGA
- the mtnP gene encoding S-methyl-5'-thioadenosine phosphorylase codes for MTHWHLGIIGGSGLYALDALENPRWVTVETPWGAPSDAVLTGSIAGIPLAFLPRHGRGHRVPPHLVNARANIDTLKRLGCTDVLAVSAVGSLSEVFAPGEFVAVDQIIDRTRARPSTFFESGLVAHVPMADPVCPRLTGLALAAARAAGATVHSPATYLTMEGPQFSTRAESRLYRSWGAGVIGMTAMPEAKLAREAELPYALLAMVTDYDCWHDGGDVDVSEILRVMAGNADTARAAIVNLVRNLPAERPASPIDTILDTAIITAPDARDPAAIARLDAILARVSRC; via the coding sequence ATGACACATTGGCATCTCGGCATCATCGGCGGCTCGGGCCTCTACGCCCTCGATGCCCTGGAAAACCCCCGCTGGGTGACCGTCGAAACCCCCTGGGGTGCCCCGTCCGACGCCGTGCTGACCGGCAGCATTGCCGGCATCCCCCTCGCCTTCCTGCCTCGCCATGGCCGCGGCCACCGCGTGCCGCCGCACCTGGTCAATGCCCGCGCCAATATCGACACGCTCAAACGCCTCGGCTGCACGGACGTGCTCGCCGTCTCGGCGGTCGGCTCGCTCAGCGAAGTTTTTGCGCCCGGCGAGTTCGTCGCCGTCGACCAGATCATCGATCGCACCCGCGCCCGCCCCTCGACCTTTTTCGAATCCGGCCTCGTCGCCCATGTGCCGATGGCGGACCCGGTCTGCCCGCGCCTGACCGGCCTCGCCCTCGCTGCGGCGCGCGCCGCCGGTGCCACCGTCCACAGCCCGGCGACCTACCTCACCATGGAAGGCCCGCAATTTTCCACCCGCGCCGAAAGTCGGCTCTACCGGTCGTGGGGCGCCGGCGTCATCGGCATGACCGCGATGCCCGAGGCCAAATTGGCCCGCGAGGCCGAACTGCCCTACGCCCTGCTCGCCATGGTCACCGATTATGACTGCTGGCACGATGGCGGCGATGTCGATGTGTCGGAGATACTCCGCGTCATGGCCGGCAACGCCGACACCGCCCGCGCCGCCATCGTCAACCTGGTCCGCAACCTGCCGGCGGAACGCCCGGCCTCGCCGATCGACACCATCCTCGACACCGCCATCATCACCGCGCCCGACGCCCGCGACCCCGCCGCCATCGCCCGCCTCGACGCCATATTGGCGCGTGTTTCGCGCTGCTGA
- a CDS encoding alanine racemase, whose product MQPLADFLARVTPPQTPALVIRRAALDANLAAMQAACSAGGVRLRSHGKMHKCAALGQLQVAHGAIGLCCQTVGEAEIYAATGIADLMITAPTPPWGWPRLAALASATRISAVIDSHQQLANAVASGGRFDLFVDIDPGFHRAGVAIADAPALAAAIANAPNMRFGGIQGYAGHLQHAPNHDNGRAAANAAFTAQLRALVAELGAAGLPPPQVSGGGTGTYSLDIAGGVFTEIQAGSYALMDVDYTNAGAGEGEWPFQPALFLAATVVSANHVPLVTCDAGLKAFHSDGPPPRVVAGAAPGSRWRSMGDEHGAITHPGFADRLAAGESVASIDATSGRPADTPREGAIVWLQPGHVDPTVALHDAYWVADEAGHLQRWAIDARRTS is encoded by the coding sequence ATGCAGCCGCTCGCCGATTTTCTTGCCCGGGTCACGCCGCCCCAGACCCCGGCCCTCGTCATCCGCCGCGCCGCGCTCGATGCCAACCTTGCCGCCATGCAGGCGGCCTGCAGCGCCGGCGGCGTTCGCCTCCGTTCCCATGGCAAGATGCACAAATGCGCCGCGCTCGGGCAGTTGCAGGTTGCCCATGGCGCCATCGGCCTGTGCTGCCAGACGGTGGGGGAAGCGGAAATTTATGCTGCTACGGGTATCGCCGACCTGATGATCACGGCGCCCACCCCGCCCTGGGGCTGGCCGCGTCTCGCCGCGCTGGCCAGCGCCACCCGCATCAGCGCCGTCATCGATTCGCACCAGCAGCTCGCCAACGCCGTCGCCAGCGGTGGCCGGTTCGACCTGTTCGTCGATATCGACCCCGGCTTCCACCGCGCCGGTGTCGCGATTGCCGACGCCCCGGCGCTCGCCGCCGCCATTGCCAACGCACCGAACATGCGCTTCGGCGGCATCCAGGGCTATGCCGGCCATTTGCAGCACGCCCCCAACCACGACAACGGCCGCGCCGCCGCCAACGCCGCCTTCACCGCGCAGCTGCGGGCGCTCGTCGCCGAACTGGGCGCCGCGGGCCTGCCGCCGCCGCAGGTCAGCGGCGGCGGCACCGGCACCTACAGCCTCGATATCGCCGGCGGCGTCTTCACCGAAATCCAGGCCGGCAGCTATGCGCTGATGGACGTCGACTATACGAACGCCGGTGCCGGCGAAGGCGAATGGCCGTTCCAGCCGGCATTGTTCCTCGCCGCCACGGTCGTTTCGGCCAACCATGTGCCGCTGGTCACCTGCGACGCCGGGCTGAAGGCATTTCACAGCGACGGCCCGCCGCCCCGCGTCGTCGCCGGCGCCGCCCCCGGCAGCCGCTGGCGCAGCATGGGCGACGAACATGGCGCCATCACCCACCCCGGCTTCGCCGACCGCCTCGCCGCCGGCGAAAGCGTTGCCAGCATCGACGCGACAAGCGGCCGCCCCGCCGATACCCCGCGCGAAGGCGCCATCGTGTGGCTGCAACCCGGCCATGTCGATCCCACCGTCGCCCTCCACGACGCCTATTGGGTCGCCGACGAGGCCGGCCATCTCCAACGCTGGGCCATCGACGCCCGGAGGACTTCATGA
- a CDS encoding alpha/beta fold hydrolase → MHRIELATAAGPRSALVWDIAPAGAPWLHFAHATGMHSGLYARLLAPLADHFHIVASDSRGHGHSPGGPVGDHVRWDDVAADLVAVTDAVAPAAPWLLAGHSMGGAVSLLAAAAHSDRVAGLVLVDPPFVPFAIARAAGDAIVANPMADQAAKRRADFPDVATARAAYAGRGVFRSWSDADLDAYLADGLRPTADGVTLACAPAWEAATFRGVSHGIEAALAALDRPFALIAGETGSTVPPAEFAIFAAHPRCRSAERLAGTTHFVPLERGDAVRAAILAVAG, encoded by the coding sequence ATGCACCGCATCGAACTCGCCACCGCGGCCGGCCCGCGCTCCGCACTGGTCTGGGATATCGCGCCCGCCGGCGCCCCCTGGCTGCATTTCGCCCATGCCACCGGGATGCACAGCGGGCTGTACGCGCGTCTGCTCGCGCCGCTGGCGGACCACTTCCACATCGTCGCCAGCGATTCGCGCGGCCATGGCCATTCACCGGGCGGCCCCGTCGGTGACCACGTCCGCTGGGATGATGTCGCCGCCGACCTGGTTGCCGTCACCGATGCGGTCGCTCCCGCCGCGCCATGGCTGCTCGCCGGCCATTCGATGGGCGGCGCCGTTTCGCTGCTCGCCGCTGCCGCGCATTCGGATCGCGTCGCGGGCCTCGTCCTCGTCGATCCGCCCTTCGTGCCGTTCGCAATCGCCCGCGCCGCCGGAGATGCGATCGTTGCCAACCCGATGGCCGATCAGGCGGCGAAACGCCGTGCCGACTTTCCCGATGTCGCCACCGCGCGCGCGGCCTATGCCGGCCGCGGCGTTTTCCGCAGCTGGAGCGACGCGGACCTCGACGCCTATCTCGCCGATGGCCTGCGCCCGACGGCCGATGGCGTCACGCTTGCCTGTGCCCCGGCCTGGGAAGCGGCAACCTTTCGCGGCGTCAGTCACGGCATCGAAGCCGCCCTTGCCGCGCTCGACCGCCCGTTCGCGCTCATCGCCGGGGAAACCGGATCGACCGTGCCGCCCGCGGAGTTCGCCATATTCGCCGCGCATCCCCGCTGCCGGTCCGCAGAGCGGCTGGCGGGAACGACGCATTTCGTGCCGCTGGAACGCGGCGATGCGGTACGAGCGGCGATCCTGGCGGTTGCGGGGTAA
- the lptA gene encoding lipopolysaccharide transport periplasmic protein LptA, translating to MKRILLAAALLAAPVLAQVSALKGLDSSAPVDVDAARIEVQDAANQAVFSGDVVIRQGQLTLYADNVKILYTRKTGDPEMQRLDARGNVRLISPSERATANNGIYDVAGRIITMTGNVTLDRGGSMLKGQRLVLNLDTGLSSFDSRGPGTTGTPGRVTGRFVVPQRK from the coding sequence ATGAAACGCATCCTTCTCGCCGCCGCTCTGCTCGCCGCGCCGGTGCTGGCGCAGGTGTCGGCGCTCAAGGGGCTCGACAGCAGCGCGCCGGTCGACGTCGATGCAGCGCGGATCGAGGTGCAGGATGCTGCCAACCAGGCGGTGTTTTCCGGAGATGTCGTCATCCGCCAGGGCCAGCTGACGCTTTATGCCGACAATGTGAAAATCCTGTACACGCGCAAGACCGGCGACCCCGAGATGCAGCGGCTCGATGCGCGGGGCAATGTCCGGCTGATCAGCCCGTCGGAACGCGCCACCGCCAACAACGGCATCTATGACGTCGCGGGGCGGATCATCACCATGACCGGCAATGTGACGCTCGATCGCGGCGGCTCGATGCTCAAGGGGCAGCGGCTGGTGCTCAACCTCGACACCGGCCTGTCGAGCTTCGATTCGCGCGGGCCCGGCACGACGGGGACACCGGGGCGGGTGACCGGGCGCTTCGTGGTCCCGCAACGCAAATAG
- a CDS encoding competence/damage-inducible protein A, whose product MTGPDSSRIYTAALLIIGDEILSGRTQDANLAYLAKWLGVQGIRLKEVRVVSDDMAAIGDAVNALRTSYDYLFTTGGIGPTHDDITVDAIAAALGVPVIVHPDAQAILAGYYGDKLTDARLRMARTPQGASLIENPRTKAPGIRVGNIFIMAGVPAITQGMLAALDGVLPGGAPVLSRTIAAWTQESTVAATLGAVEKAHDGVQIGSYPFWRDGRTGANFVIRATDPAMLATVASALMAALQAIGIDPVDGEL is encoded by the coding sequence ATGACCGGTCCCGATTCCTCACGCATCTATACCGCGGCCCTGCTGATCATCGGCGACGAAATCCTGTCCGGTCGCACCCAGGACGCCAACCTCGCCTATCTCGCCAAATGGCTGGGGGTGCAGGGCATCCGCCTGAAGGAGGTCCGTGTCGTCTCCGACGACATGGCGGCGATCGGCGATGCCGTGAACGCGCTGCGAACATCATACGACTATCTGTTCACGACCGGCGGTATCGGCCCGACCCATGACGACATCACCGTCGATGCCATCGCCGCGGCGCTGGGCGTGCCGGTCATCGTCCACCCCGACGCCCAGGCGATCCTTGCCGGCTATTATGGCGACAAGCTGACCGATGCCCGGCTGCGCATGGCCCGCACACCCCAGGGCGCGAGCCTCATCGAAAACCCGCGCACCAAGGCCCCCGGGATCCGCGTCGGCAACATCTTCATCATGGCCGGCGTTCCCGCCATCACCCAGGGCATGCTCGCCGCGCTCGATGGCGTGCTGCCGGGCGGTGCCCCCGTGCTGTCGCGCACCATCGCCGCCTGGACGCAGGAAAGCACCGTCGCCGCGACGCTGGGCGCGGTCGAAAAGGCGCATGACGGTGTCCAGATCGGCAGCTACCCGTTCTGGCGGGATGGCCGCACCGGTGCCAATTTCGTCATCCGCGCCACCGACCCGGCGATGCTTGCCACCGTCGCCAGCGCCTTGATGGCAGCGCTGCAAGCGATCGGCATCGATCCCGTCGATGGTGAACTCTGA
- the radC gene encoding RadC family protein, translating to MSDDSGDIGHRQRLRARLLAGGGDAFQDYELLEYLLGLAIPRRDTKPLAKRLLAEFGSLPVVMAATPAELARVEGLGEGAAAAIKFVEAASLRSLRTAALDRPVLSGWQALTDYLHAAMAHRVTEEFRVIFLNNRNVMIRDESMSEGTINQAAVYPREIVKRALELGAAGMVLVHNHPSGDPQPSRDDIVMTKAIIEAGRHLALVVHDHVIVGRGGHVSMRAQGLI from the coding sequence GTGAGCGACGACAGCGGCGATATCGGGCACCGCCAGCGGCTGCGCGCGCGCCTGCTGGCCGGCGGCGGCGATGCGTTTCAAGACTATGAGTTGCTGGAATATCTTCTCGGCCTCGCGATACCGCGTCGCGATACCAAGCCGCTGGCGAAGCGCCTGCTGGCCGAGTTCGGCAGCCTGCCGGTGGTGATGGCGGCCACGCCGGCAGAACTGGCGCGGGTCGAAGGGCTGGGCGAGGGCGCCGCCGCCGCCATCAAGTTCGTCGAGGCGGCGTCGCTGCGATCGCTGCGCACGGCAGCGCTTGATCGGCCGGTGCTGAGCGGCTGGCAGGCGCTGACCGATTATCTCCACGCGGCGATGGCCCACCGGGTCACCGAAGAGTTCCGGGTGATCTTTCTCAACAATCGCAATGTGATGATCCGCGACGAAAGCATGTCGGAAGGGACGATCAACCAGGCGGCGGTCTATCCGCGCGAGATCGTCAAGCGCGCGCTGGAACTGGGTGCTGCGGGAATGGTGCTGGTGCACAACCATCCGTCGGGTGACCCGCAGCCGTCGCGGGACGATATCGTGATGACGAAGGCGATCATCGAAGCCGGACGACATCTTGCGCTGGTCGTACACGATCATGTCATCGTCGGGCGCGGCGGCCATGTCTCGATGCGGGCACAGGGCCTCATCTAG